Proteins from a genomic interval of Caulobacter sp. NIBR1757:
- a CDS encoding phytanoyl-CoA dioxygenase family protein — translation MTLAQPVPAETSAVDDFVRDGVHLFGEVLDPAACAALLAELKAGRDWGEGLFLSEAEFDADPQYRGVNPRPGRNLLEGYEARLKLVEANPAIVAGLTALLGEGYGLMDRKVVCGVPASAIPPWLKRRIAGNPVNNLGAFVKPQYRDVTYFYGIDFHQDLIDFKGREADFLTLYVYLAPVTKADAPLFLLEGSHRLGASVFPHDLVQQGQTWRYRSEGREAMTSQRVLTGGAGYAAMWHACTLHGTQPDEADHERISLRYLLARGPGLRAGIDLVNAGLEGPLALDDTRIDLDAAGAARIKANSVNQA, via the coding sequence ATGACCCTGGCTCAGCCCGTTCCGGCCGAGACGAGCGCGGTCGATGACTTCGTCCGCGACGGCGTTCACCTGTTCGGCGAGGTGCTCGACCCCGCCGCCTGCGCCGCCCTGCTGGCTGAGCTGAAGGCTGGCCGCGACTGGGGCGAGGGCCTGTTCCTGAGCGAGGCGGAGTTCGACGCCGACCCGCAGTACCGGGGGGTGAATCCCCGGCCGGGGCGCAACCTGCTGGAGGGTTATGAGGCGCGGCTGAAGCTGGTGGAGGCCAACCCCGCCATCGTCGCCGGCCTGACCGCCCTGCTCGGCGAGGGCTATGGGCTGATGGACCGCAAGGTGGTCTGCGGCGTGCCGGCCAGCGCCATCCCGCCCTGGCTGAAGCGGCGGATCGCCGGCAATCCGGTCAATAATCTGGGGGCCTTCGTGAAGCCCCAATATCGGGATGTCACCTACTTCTACGGCATCGACTTTCATCAGGACCTGATCGACTTCAAGGGCCGCGAGGCCGACTTCCTGACCCTCTATGTCTACCTGGCGCCGGTGACCAAGGCCGACGCGCCGCTGTTCCTGCTGGAGGGCAGCCATCGGCTGGGGGCCTCGGTGTTTCCGCATGATCTGGTCCAGCAGGGCCAGACCTGGCGCTATCGCAGCGAGGGGCGCGAGGCGATGACCAGCCAGCGGGTGCTGACCGGCGGTGCGGGCTATGCGGCCATGTGGCATGCCTGCACCCTGCACGGCACCCAGCCGGACGAGGCCGATCACGAGCGGATCTCGCTGCGCTACCTGCTGGCCCGGGGGCCGGGGCTGAGGGCCGGGATCGACCTGGTCAACGCCGGGCTTGAGGGGCCGCTGGCCCTGGATGACACGCGCATCGATCTGGATGCCGCCGGGGCGGCGCGGATCAAGGCCAACAGCGTCAACCAGGCCTGA
- a CDS encoding phytanoyl-CoA dioxygenase family protein has translation MQALVVHRGLMPASLIAEAVDTLREMLAPEGPGEADLDALVDRVRAEDRARLGAVYDAFRETLVFQQLIAAPALVAAARAMVGATRVHAPFQHAVFRMDLAGEAWRGFQWHQDAPYNVLSERYVTAWLPLTQSGRANGSIQAAPALSDRLWPVDIRYKRDGAGNRLGTRDAFIAEALQPTFEAAAETLELSPGDVALFHNRLVHRSGFNPGPRHRYSIQVRFGDLMAPEMLARGWRNRRVDGFETFKTLHPDLIASEET, from the coding sequence ATGCAGGCGCTCGTCGTCCATCGCGGCCTGATGCCGGCCAGCCTCATCGCCGAGGCGGTCGATACCCTGCGCGAGATGCTGGCGCCGGAGGGGCCGGGCGAGGCGGACCTCGACGCCCTGGTTGATCGGGTGCGGGCCGAGGACCGGGCGCGGCTCGGCGCCGTCTACGACGCCTTCCGCGAGACCTTGGTCTTCCAGCAGCTGATCGCCGCGCCGGCCCTGGTGGCGGCAGCCCGGGCCATGGTCGGGGCGACACGGGTGCATGCGCCGTTCCAGCATGCGGTGTTCCGCATGGATCTGGCCGGGGAGGCCTGGCGCGGGTTCCAGTGGCATCAGGACGCGCCCTACAATGTGCTGTCCGAGCGCTATGTGACGGCCTGGCTGCCGTTGACCCAGTCGGGCCGGGCCAACGGCTCGATCCAGGCGGCGCCCGCCCTGTCGGACCGGCTGTGGCCGGTGGATATCCGCTACAAGCGCGACGGCGCCGGCAATCGCCTTGGCACCCGCGACGCCTTCATCGCCGAGGCCCTGCAGCCGACCTTCGAGGCGGCGGCAGAGACGCTGGAGCTCAGCCCCGGCGATGTGGCCCTGTTCCACAACCGCCTGGTCCACCGCTCGGGGTTCAACCCCGGGCCGCGCCACCGCTATTCGATCCAGGTCCGCTTCGGCGACCTGATGGCGCCAGAGATGCTGGCCCGGGGCTGGCGCAACCGGCGCGTCGATGGCTTCGAGACCTTCAAGACCCTGCACCCCGACCTGATCGCTTCCGAGGAAACGTAA
- a CDS encoding TylF/MycF/NovP-related O-methyltransferase, whose amino-acid sequence MTAAPKIPADETLRSLLKGHLDDHDLIANLGSFARRMHFMKAFAHYEVFKLIQDLPGDIVECGVYKGSSLLSFARFLETFCPGDRTRKVLGFDHFRGLADRTDKDGLDDRVGNTAEGWNPGAFRDTLFALVDAFNADAFVTVRPRIELVDGDVCQTAGQYVAENPGTRISLLHLDMDLYEPTLAALKAFWPRILTGGVVLFDEFAIREWPGETEAVEEFFDGKPPRIVKFPWASAPGGYFIKA is encoded by the coding sequence ATGACCGCCGCCCCCAAGATTCCGGCAGACGAGACCCTGCGCTCCCTGCTCAAGGGCCACCTCGACGATCATGACCTGATCGCCAACCTCGGCAGCTTCGCCCGGCGCATGCACTTCATGAAGGCCTTCGCCCACTACGAGGTGTTCAAGCTGATCCAGGACCTGCCCGGCGATATCGTCGAATGCGGCGTCTACAAGGGCAGCTCCCTGCTCAGCTTCGCGCGGTTCCTGGAGACCTTCTGCCCGGGCGACCGCACGCGAAAGGTGCTGGGCTTTGACCACTTCCGGGGCCTGGCCGACCGCACGGACAAGGACGGCCTCGACGACCGGGTCGGCAACACCGCCGAGGGCTGGAACCCCGGCGCCTTCCGCGACACCCTGTTCGCCCTCGTCGACGCCTTCAACGCGGACGCCTTCGTCACCGTGCGGCCGAGGATCGAGCTCGTCGATGGCGATGTCTGCCAGACGGCCGGCCAGTACGTGGCCGAGAATCCGGGCACGCGGATCAGCCTGCTGCACCTCGACATGGATCTCTACGAGCCGACCCTGGCGGCGCTGAAGGCCTTCTGGCCGCGCATCCTGACCGGCGGGGTGGTGCTGTTCGACGAGTTCGCCATCCGCGAATGGCCGGGCGAGACCGAAGCCGTCGAGGAGTTCTTCGACGGCAAGCCGCCGCGCATCGTCAAATTCCCCTGGGCCTCGGCCCCGGGCGGTTATTTCATCAAGGCTTGA
- a CDS encoding translation initiation factor 2, whose amino-acid sequence MTNKFRTAGLAASTLAVVLLGGCATMSRGTRVEWRVESNPVGAKVETTLGWSCNTPCSRKLQRNVEFDVTVSAPGYKSRTVHIDKRFNKGGAITFAGGPLSAGIDFKNGAAFDLAPNPLIVTLEPEAP is encoded by the coding sequence ATGACCAACAAGTTTCGCACGGCCGGTCTGGCCGCCAGCACGCTCGCCGTCGTCCTGCTGGGCGGCTGCGCCACCATGAGTCGGGGAACCCGGGTCGAATGGCGGGTCGAGTCCAACCCCGTCGGGGCCAAGGTCGAGACCACCCTCGGCTGGAGCTGCAACACCCCCTGCAGCCGCAAACTGCAGCGCAACGTCGAGTTCGACGTCACCGTCAGCGCGCCAGGCTACAAGTCCAGGACCGTCCACATCGACAAGCGCTTCAACAAGGGCGGGGCGATCACCTTCGCCGGCGGCCCGCTGAGCGCCGGCATCGACTTCAAGAACGGCGCGGCCTTCGATCTGGCGCCCAACCCGCTGATCGTGACGCTGGAGCCCGAAGCGCCGTAG
- a CDS encoding NAD(P)/FAD-dependent oxidoreductase: MTDTAFAPAVAQKTEHFDVLVVGAGISGVGAAYHLQQQCPDRSFVVLETLESFGGTWLTHKYPGIRSDSDLYTFGYRFKPWVGPPIATAREILDYMGEVIDENDLARHIRYNHRIERAEWSSEDNLWTIEAVRGDNAEPVRITANFLWMCQGYYRHSKGYTPEWPGMADFKGQIIHPQTWTDDIDLKGKKVVVIGSGATAATLVPAIADDCAHVTLLQRSPTYFIPGRNENELANLLRELDAPEEWIHELVRRKVLFDQAAFTRRSIEEPDTVKAELLAGVSMFLPPEAVEKHFTPSYRPWRQRIAFVPDGDIFQAVTKGQASVVTDHIDRFTEKGILLESGQELEADVVITATGFDLNVMGDIAFKVDGEPVDFSKTVTYRGMMFTGVPNMVWVMGYFRASWTLRADLLGDFVCRLLNHMKAKGAARVEPILRPEDEGMKLLPWIDPENFNPGYLMRGMHLLPKAGDRPEWRHTQDYWAEKDALPKVDLDAPEFLYSPATAKAERSAA, encoded by the coding sequence ATGACCGACACCGCCTTCGCGCCCGCCGTGGCCCAGAAAACCGAGCATTTCGACGTCCTCGTCGTCGGGGCCGGCATCTCCGGCGTCGGCGCCGCCTACCATCTGCAGCAACAGTGCCCGGACCGCAGTTTCGTGGTGCTGGAGACGCTGGAAAGCTTCGGCGGCACCTGGCTGACCCACAAGTATCCGGGCATCCGCTCGGACAGCGACCTCTATACCTTCGGCTATCGCTTCAAGCCCTGGGTCGGCCCGCCCATCGCCACGGCCCGCGAGATCCTCGACTACATGGGCGAGGTGATCGACGAAAACGATCTGGCCCGCCACATCCGCTACAACCACCGCATCGAGCGGGCCGAATGGTCGAGCGAGGACAACCTCTGGACCATCGAGGCCGTGCGCGGCGACAACGCCGAGCCGGTGCGCATCACCGCCAACTTCCTGTGGATGTGCCAGGGCTACTACCGTCATTCGAAAGGCTACACGCCCGAATGGCCGGGCATGGCCGACTTCAAGGGCCAGATCATCCATCCGCAGACCTGGACCGACGACATCGACCTGAAGGGCAAGAAGGTCGTCGTCATCGGCTCCGGCGCCACCGCCGCCACCCTGGTGCCGGCCATCGCCGACGACTGCGCCCACGTCACCCTGCTGCAGCGCTCGCCGACCTACTTCATCCCCGGCCGCAACGAGAACGAGCTGGCCAACCTGCTGCGCGAGCTGGACGCGCCGGAGGAGTGGATTCACGAACTGGTCCGCCGCAAGGTGCTGTTCGACCAGGCCGCCTTCACCCGCCGCTCTATCGAGGAGCCGGACACCGTCAAGGCCGAGCTGCTGGCCGGGGTCTCGATGTTCCTGCCGCCCGAGGCGGTGGAGAAGCACTTCACCCCCAGCTACCGCCCCTGGCGCCAGCGCATCGCCTTCGTGCCCGACGGCGACATCTTCCAGGCCGTGACCAAGGGCCAGGCCAGCGTCGTCACCGACCACATCGACCGCTTCACGGAAAAGGGCATCCTGCTCGAGTCCGGCCAGGAGCTGGAGGCCGACGTCGTCATCACCGCCACCGGCTTCGACCTCAACGTCATGGGCGACATCGCCTTCAAGGTCGACGGCGAACCGGTCGACTTTTCCAAGACCGTCACCTACCGCGGCATGATGTTCACCGGCGTGCCCAACATGGTCTGGGTCATGGGCTATTTCCGCGCCAGCTGGACCCTGCGGGCCGACCTGCTCGGCGACTTCGTCTGCCGCCTGCTCAACCATATGAAGGCGAAGGGCGCCGCCCGGGTCGAGCCGATCCTGCGGCCCGAGGACGAGGGCATGAAGCTGCTGCCCTGGATCGACCCGGAGAACTTCAACCCGGGCTACCTGATGCGCGGCATGCACCTCTTGCCCAAGGCCGGCGACCGGCCGGAATGGCGCCACACCCAGGATTACTGGGCCGAAAAGGACGCCCTGCCCAAGGTCGACCTCGACGCCCCGGAGTTCCTCTATAGCCCGGCCACGGCGAAGGCGGAGCGATCGGCGGCCTGA
- the ubiA gene encoding 4-hydroxybenzoate octaprenyltransferase: MTHILPDALPTNWVDRHAPPALQPWLKLGRFDRPAGIWLLMLPGWMGIALAGSMQGRWPDVVLLVQFLVGAALMRAAGCAFNDIVDRDFDAQVARTAQRPIPAGQITVKQAWAFLIGCSLVSLLILLTMNLWAVGLGVASLALVAAYPFMKRITWWPQAWLGLTFNWGAPLGFAAALGGPTLLSLIGLTPEPATRPLDPWPAVILYAGLIFWTLGYDTIYAVQDLEDDALAGVKSSARALGEHTTRGVIGFYVACFVLVLAAGWLGGLGPLMLPPLAVFGLMLSRQAAALRLDDPQGALALFKSNVWAGAVLVAGLIAGLWRPAGF, translated from the coding sequence ATGACTCACATCCTGCCCGACGCCTTGCCGACCAACTGGGTCGATCGCCATGCGCCGCCGGCCCTGCAGCCCTGGCTGAAGCTCGGCCGCTTCGACCGGCCGGCCGGCATCTGGCTGCTCATGCTGCCGGGCTGGATGGGCATCGCCCTCGCCGGCTCGATGCAGGGCCGCTGGCCGGACGTCGTGCTGCTGGTCCAGTTCCTCGTCGGCGCCGCCCTGATGCGGGCCGCCGGCTGCGCCTTCAACGACATCGTCGACCGCGACTTCGACGCCCAGGTCGCCCGCACCGCCCAGCGCCCGATCCCGGCCGGCCAGATCACGGTGAAACAGGCCTGGGCCTTCCTGATCGGCTGTTCCCTCGTCAGCCTGCTCATCCTGCTGACCATGAACCTCTGGGCCGTCGGTCTCGGCGTCGCCTCCCTGGCCCTGGTCGCCGCCTACCCCTTCATGAAGCGGATCACCTGGTGGCCGCAGGCCTGGCTGGGCCTGACCTTCAACTGGGGCGCCCCGCTCGGTTTCGCCGCCGCGCTCGGCGGGCCGACCCTGCTCAGCCTCATCGGCCTGACCCCCGAGCCGGCAACCCGCCCGCTCGACCCCTGGCCGGCAGTGATCCTCTATGCCGGCCTGATTTTCTGGACCCTCGGCTACGACACCATCTACGCCGTCCAGGACCTCGAGGACGACGCCCTGGCCGGCGTCAAGTCCTCGGCCCGCGCGCTCGGCGAGCACACCACCCGGGGCGTCATCGGCTTCTATGTCGCCTGCTTCGTCCTGGTTCTCGCCGCCGGCTGGCTTGGCGGGCTGGGCCCGCTGATGCTGCCGCCGCTGGCCGTCTTCGGCCTGATGCTGTCACGACAGGCCGCCGCCCTGCGGCTCGACGATCCGCAAGGGGCTCTGGCGCTGTTCAAGTCGAACGTCTGGGCCGGGGCCGTGCTGGTGGCTGGACTGATCGCCGGCCTCTGGCGGCCGGCGGGGTTCTAA
- a CDS encoding TetR/AcrR family transcriptional regulator has translation MSVQSARKPRADSQRNRERLLEAARAGFGETGPEVSLDEIARRAEVGIGTLYRHFPTRDALVGAVYRREVEALAATVPALLADHRPGEALRRWMHLLVDYMATKKLIVAALAGPRDDLYAVSGQLITEALDALVGAARAAGDIRPDIQSADIKRLLSGFSFGAGDPDWADSARRLVDVLMDGLAR, from the coding sequence GTGTCCGTTCAATCCGCCCGCAAACCGCGCGCCGACAGCCAGCGTAACCGCGAGCGCCTGCTGGAGGCCGCCCGCGCCGGCTTCGGCGAGACCGGGCCCGAGGTCAGCCTCGACGAGATCGCCCGCCGGGCCGAGGTCGGCATCGGCACCCTCTACCGCCATTTCCCGACGCGAGACGCCCTGGTCGGCGCCGTCTATCGCCGCGAGGTCGAGGCCCTGGCCGCCACCGTCCCCGCCCTGCTGGCCGACCATCGACCGGGCGAGGCCCTGCGCCGGTGGATGCACCTGCTGGTCGACTACATGGCGACCAAGAAGCTGATCGTCGCCGCCCTGGCCGGCCCGCGCGACGATCTCTACGCCGTCTCCGGCCAACTGATCACGGAGGCCCTCGACGCCCTGGTCGGCGCCGCCCGCGCCGCCGGCGACATCCGCCCAGACATCCAGTCGGCCGATATCAAGCGCCTGCTCAGCGGCTTCAGCTTCGGGGCGGGCGATCCCGACTGGGCCGACAGCGCCCGGCGGCTCGTCGATGTGCTGATGGATGGATTGGCGCGGTAA
- a CDS encoding SDR family NAD(P)-dependent oxidoreductase → MSKIFGATSTTDDVLDGVDLTGKRILVTGVSAGLGVETARVLAAHGATVVGAARDLTKAEAATQVVRDQAANGGSLELIELDLASLKSVRAAADRLVAEGKPFDVVINNAGVMACPKSETADGFETQFGTNHLGHFVFTNRIASLLKPGSRVVNLASAGHRFSDVNLDDPNFETTEYTEFGAYGRSKTANVLFAVEFDRRHKDRGVRAIAVHPGGIQTELGRHMTPEITQAMIDRINANQPADRPFSWKTIPQGAATSVWAAIVADVNEVGGLYCEDCHLAERQESAEVRHGVRGYAIDPDNARALWAKSEEMVGETF, encoded by the coding sequence ATGAGCAAGATCTTCGGAGCCACCTCCACCACCGACGACGTGCTGGACGGCGTCGACCTCACCGGCAAGCGCATCCTGGTGACCGGCGTCTCGGCCGGGCTGGGCGTCGAGACCGCCCGCGTTCTGGCCGCCCATGGCGCGACCGTGGTCGGCGCGGCCCGCGACCTGACGAAGGCGGAGGCCGCCACCCAAGTGGTGCGCGACCAGGCCGCGAACGGCGGCTCGCTGGAGCTGATCGAGCTGGACCTGGCCTCGCTGAAGAGCGTGCGGGCCGCCGCCGACAGGCTGGTCGCCGAGGGCAAGCCGTTCGACGTGGTCATCAACAACGCCGGGGTGATGGCCTGTCCCAAAAGCGAGACCGCCGATGGCTTTGAGACCCAGTTCGGCACCAACCATCTGGGCCACTTCGTCTTCACCAACCGGATCGCGTCGCTGCTCAAGCCGGGCTCGCGGGTGGTCAACCTGGCCTCGGCCGGCCACCGGTTCTCGGACGTCAACCTGGACGATCCCAACTTCGAGACCACCGAATACACCGAGTTCGGCGCCTATGGCCGGTCCAAGACGGCCAATGTCCTGTTCGCGGTGGAGTTCGACCGCCGTCACAAGGATCGCGGCGTGCGGGCCATCGCGGTGCACCCGGGCGGCATCCAGACCGAGCTTGGCCGCCACATGACGCCGGAGATCACCCAGGCGATGATCGACAGGATCAACGCCAACCAGCCGGCCGATCGGCCTTTCAGCTGGAAGACCATTCCGCAGGGCGCGGCGACCTCTGTCTGGGCCGCCATCGTCGCCGACGTGAACGAGGTCGGCGGCCTCTATTGCGAGGACTGCCATCTGGCCGAACGGCAGGAGAGCGCCGAGGTCCGCCACGGTGTGCGCGGCTACGCCATCGACCCGGACAATGCCCGGGCGCTGTGGGCCAAGAGCGAAGAGATGGTCGGGGAGACGTTCTAG
- a CDS encoding ABC transporter ATP-binding protein, translated as MSEHYEDEEATRTRVLSNGQVLAFIARLWLRRPLLLSGAAGLMLLAVVFDLMLPTTSKWLLDAVAAPDRDAGRAWGAWGWFVGVYVAFLVTRNIAFRLWNPLAARNMRDMTDEAFRRVQGFSADWHADSFAGSTVRKISRAMWGYDSVSDALVLWIGPALIVLVGLCVQMALRWPLVGLLSFVVVCGYLWANLWLVKVYVRPANLKSNALDSRIGGALADAITSNPTVKSFGAEAREEARFAEVTDSWRRAVMITWNRFMDVWIFQNILSVALQAGTTGILLNLWMQGRATPGDIAFAITAFMLMSGYLRNLGENVRMLQKGIDDAEDVASYERTTPQVADREGAPALSAVRGEIVFDDVTFRYKSAETPLYDHFSLTIRPGERVALVGATGAGKSTFVKLVQRLYDLNGGAIRIDGQDVAAVTQGSLRRSIAVVPQDPALFHRTIAENIAYASPGATLDEVREAARRARADGFIADLPKGYDTLVGERGVKLSGGERQRVAIARAFLADAPILVFDEATSSLDVETEREVQAAMEDLMAGRTTIVIAHRLSTIRGADRILVFENGRVVEEGTHGSLKAQQGTYARLAALAEGTA; from the coding sequence ATGAGTGAGCATTACGAAGACGAGGAGGCCACCCGCACCCGGGTGCTGTCGAACGGCCAGGTGCTGGCCTTCATCGCCCGGCTGTGGCTGCGGCGGCCCCTCCTGCTGAGCGGGGCCGCCGGGCTGATGCTGCTGGCGGTGGTCTTCGACCTGATGCTGCCGACGACCTCGAAGTGGCTGCTGGACGCGGTGGCGGCGCCGGACCGTGACGCCGGCCGGGCCTGGGGGGCCTGGGGCTGGTTCGTCGGGGTCTATGTGGCCTTCCTGGTGACCCGCAACATCGCCTTCCGCCTGTGGAACCCGCTGGCCGCCCGCAACATGCGCGACATGACCGACGAGGCCTTCCGCCGCGTGCAGGGCTTTTCCGCCGACTGGCATGCGGACAGCTTCGCCGGCTCGACGGTGCGCAAGATCAGCCGGGCGATGTGGGGATACGACAGCGTATCCGACGCCCTGGTGCTGTGGATTGGCCCGGCGCTGATCGTGCTGGTCGGGCTGTGCGTGCAGATGGCGCTGCGCTGGCCGCTGGTCGGGCTGCTGTCGTTCGTGGTGGTCTGCGGCTACCTGTGGGCCAACCTGTGGCTGGTGAAGGTCTATGTGCGGCCGGCCAACCTGAAGTCCAACGCCCTGGACAGCCGCATCGGCGGGGCGCTGGCCGACGCCATCACCTCCAATCCGACCGTCAAGTCGTTCGGCGCCGAGGCGCGCGAGGAGGCGCGGTTCGCCGAGGTGACCGACAGCTGGCGCCGGGCGGTGATGATCACCTGGAACCGGTTCATGGACGTCTGGATCTTCCAGAACATCCTCTCGGTGGCGTTGCAGGCCGGCACGACCGGCATCCTGTTGAACCTGTGGATGCAGGGCAGGGCGACGCCGGGCGACATCGCCTTCGCCATCACCGCCTTCATGCTGATGAGCGGCTATCTGCGGAATCTCGGCGAGAACGTGCGGATGCTGCAGAAGGGCATCGACGACGCCGAGGACGTCGCCTCCTACGAGCGCACCACGCCGCAGGTCGCCGACCGCGAGGGGGCCCCGGCGCTGAGCGCCGTGCGCGGCGAGATCGTCTTCGACGACGTGACCTTCCGCTACAAGAGCGCCGAGACGCCGCTGTACGACCACTTCAGCCTGACCATCCGGCCGGGCGAGCGGGTGGCGCTGGTCGGGGCGACGGGGGCCGGCAAGTCGACCTTCGTCAAGCTGGTGCAGCGGCTGTACGACCTGAACGGCGGGGCGATCCGCATCGACGGCCAGGACGTGGCGGCGGTGACGCAGGGCTCCCTGCGGCGGTCGATCGCCGTAGTGCCGCAGGACCCGGCCCTGTTCCACCGGACCATTGCCGAGAACATCGCCTATGCCTCGCCGGGCGCGACCCTGGACGAGGTGCGCGAGGCGGCAAGACGGGCGCGGGCGGATGGCTTCATTGCCGATCTGCCGAAGGGCTATGACACCCTGGTCGGCGAGCGGGGCGTCAAGCTGTCCGGCGGTGAACGCCAGCGGGTGGCGATCGCCCGGGCCTTCCTGGCCGATGCGCCGATCCTGGTGTTCGACGAGGCGACCTCGAGCCTGGACGTGGAGACCGAGCGGGAGGTGCAGGCGGCGATGGAGGACCTGATGGCCGGGCGGACGACGATCGTGATCGCGCACCGGCTGTCGACGATCCGCGGAGCGGACAGGATCCTGGTGTTCGAGAACGGACGCGTTGTCGAGGAAGGCACGCATGGGTCGCTGAAGGCGCAGCAGGGGACGTATGCGCGGCTGGCGGCGTTGGCCGAGGGGACGGCGTAG
- a CDS encoding winged helix-turn-helix domain-containing protein: MAPVTLTAAQARRIALAAQGFAEPRPAAPSARHFRKTVERLGVVQIDSVNVVTRTHYLPKFSRLGDYARDTLETEAWGKKPSLFEYWGHEASLMPVANQPLLRWRMARAEAGDGIWKGIARFARERRDYIDGIRDEIERRGPVTGGDFATGPRGAPGWWSWSEGKRALEWLFWTGQITTKTRRSFERVYDLTERVLPGAVINTSTPTEADAQRELVRISARAMGIATETDLRDYFRLGVADTRARIAELVEAGELTPVTVKGWGKPAYLWPAAKIPRRIHARALLSPFDNLIWFRERTERIFGVRIRLEIYTPAHKREHGYYVLPFLEGEAITARVDLKSDRKAGRLLVQAAWRESDATGETASALATELKLMAGWLGLERVVVVGKGDLAEALQKAL; the protein is encoded by the coding sequence ATGGCGCCCGTCACCCTCACCGCCGCCCAGGCCCGGCGAATCGCCCTGGCCGCCCAGGGCTTCGCCGAGCCCCGCCCGGCCGCCCCCTCGGCCCGCCACTTCCGCAAGACCGTCGAACGGCTCGGCGTCGTCCAGATCGACAGCGTCAACGTCGTCACCCGCACCCACTACCTCCCCAAGTTCTCCCGCCTCGGCGACTACGCCCGCGACACCCTGGAGACCGAGGCCTGGGGCAAGAAGCCCAGCCTGTTCGAATACTGGGGCCATGAAGCCTCGCTGATGCCGGTCGCCAACCAGCCGCTGCTGCGCTGGCGCATGGCCCGGGCCGAAGCCGGCGACGGCATCTGGAAGGGCATCGCCCGTTTCGCCCGCGAACGCCGTGACTACATCGACGGCATCCGCGATGAGATCGAACGGCGCGGCCCGGTCACCGGCGGCGACTTCGCCACCGGCCCGCGCGGCGCGCCGGGCTGGTGGTCCTGGTCGGAGGGCAAGCGGGCCCTGGAGTGGCTGTTCTGGACCGGCCAGATCACCACCAAGACGCGGCGCAGTTTCGAACGGGTCTACGACCTGACCGAACGGGTCCTGCCCGGGGCCGTCATCAACACCTCCACCCCGACCGAAGCCGACGCCCAACGCGAGCTGGTCCGCATCAGCGCCCGGGCCATGGGGATCGCCACCGAGACCGACCTGCGCGACTATTTCCGGCTGGGCGTCGCCGACACCAGGGCCCGCATCGCCGAACTGGTCGAGGCCGGCGAACTGACCCCGGTGACGGTCAAGGGCTGGGGCAAGCCGGCGTATCTGTGGCCGGCCGCGAAGATACCGCGCCGTATCCACGCCCGCGCCCTGCTCTCGCCCTTCGACAACCTGATCTGGTTCCGCGAGCGCACCGAACGGATCTTCGGCGTCCGCATCCGGCTGGAGATCTACACCCCGGCCCACAAGCGCGAGCACGGCTACTACGTCCTGCCGTTCCTGGAGGGCGAGGCGATCACCGCCCGGGTGGACCTGAAGAGCGACCGCAAGGCCGGGAGGTTGCTGGTCCAGGCCGCCTGGCGGGAAAGCGACGCGACGGGCGAAACGGCGTCGGCGCTGGCGACGGAGCTGAAGCTGATGGCCGGATGGCTGGGGCTGGAGCGGGTCGTCGTGGTCGGCAAGGGCGACCTGGCGGAAGCGCTGCAGAAAGCGCTGTAA